From Oligoflexia bacterium, the proteins below share one genomic window:
- a CDS encoding type II secretion system F family protein encodes MAVYVWEGLTQQGAVKKGTRKAKNQREVVQWLNRQRIRPKKITQQKKDFAKALNSFFSPSVKLKDVTIFCRQFATMIDAGLPLVQGLDILASQQENITFKRILTEIKQEVEGGSTFAEALAKHPAAFDDLFVNLVAAGEVGGILDTIFNRLSVYMEKAVGLRKKIKGAMFYPVGVLCVAAVVVAVLLTKVIPVFENMFKDFGNAELPAPTQVVINISHGFQNNFLFIMVGIGVFIYLWKLFYRSEKGRAIFDRYILKMPVIGDLIRKVAVARFTRTMATMLSSGVPIVDALEIVRKTAGNKTIEDAISRVKESISEGNTMTEPLSKAGVFPSMVCQMIGVGEATGAMDTMLNKIADFYEEEVDASVEALTSLMEPIMMVFLGGIIGGLVIAMYMPVFEMAGNIA; translated from the coding sequence ATGGCAGTTTACGTTTGGGAAGGCTTAACGCAGCAAGGTGCAGTTAAAAAAGGTACACGCAAAGCAAAAAATCAGCGTGAAGTTGTACAATGGTTAAACCGACAAAGAATTAGACCCAAAAAAATAACCCAGCAAAAGAAAGATTTTGCTAAAGCACTCAATAGTTTTTTTAGTCCAAGTGTAAAGCTAAAAGACGTTACAATTTTTTGCCGTCAATTTGCAACAATGATTGATGCCGGCTTACCGCTTGTTCAAGGCTTGGATATCTTGGCCAGTCAGCAAGAAAACATTACCTTTAAAAGAATACTAACAGAAATTAAACAAGAGGTTGAAGGTGGTTCAACCTTTGCTGAAGCCTTGGCTAAACATCCTGCTGCTTTTGATGATCTTTTTGTAAACCTTGTAGCCGCAGGTGAAGTTGGGGGTATACTGGATACTATATTTAACAGATTATCCGTTTATATGGAGAAAGCAGTTGGCTTAAGAAAAAAAATAAAAGGGGCTATGTTTTATCCAGTGGGTGTTTTATGTGTAGCGGCAGTCGTTGTTGCAGTATTACTTACTAAGGTTATTCCCGTATTTGAAAATATGTTTAAAGATTTTGGTAACGCAGAGTTGCCGGCGCCCACGCAAGTTGTTATCAATATTTCACATGGGTTTCAGAATAACTTTTTGTTTATTATGGTTGGAATAGGTGTATTCATTTATCTTTGGAAACTGTTTTACAGATCAGAAAAAGGAAGAGCTATTTTTGATCGTTACATTCTTAAGATGCCAGTTATTGGTGATTTGATTAGAAAGGTTGCTGTTGCGCGTTTTACCAGAACAATGGCAACCATGCTTTCTAGCGGTGTGCCTATTGTGGATGCATTGGAGATCGTTAGAAAAACAGCAGGAAACAAAACCATTGAAGATGCTATCAGCAGAGTTAAAGAATCTATTAGTGAAGGTAATACAATGACTGAACCCTTATCCAAAGCGGGCGTTTTTCCATCCATGGTATGTCAAATGATTGGCGTAGGTGAAGCAACGGGTGCAATGGATACAATGTTGAATAAAATCGCTGATTTTTATGAAGAAGAGGTCGATGCGTCTGTTGAAGCGCTTACATCTTTAATGGAACCCATTATGATGGTTTTTTTAGGCGGAATTATTGGAGGTTTAGTTATAGCCATGTATATGCCAGTGTTTGAAATGGCTGGTAATATTGCCTAA
- a CDS encoding type IV pilus twitching motility protein PilT, with product MFGLHDLLKEMLKRGSSDLHVTSGCPPKIRTDGHVTNLGKVSLTPQDTKRICYSVLTDAQKHQFEENNELDLSFGVKGLARFRANIYVQKGAVAGAFRKIPFEILPLEALGLPKAVVDLTLKPRGLILVTGPTGSGKSTTLASMIDKINTDRKEHILTIEDPIEFIHNHKSCVVNQREIHSDTLSFKNALKSVLRQDPDVVLVGELRDLETIEAALTIAETGHVVFATLHTNSAAQTINRIIDVFPAHQQQQIRAQLSFVLEGVISQILVPKASGTGRVLAAEVLIPTPAVRNLIREDKVHQIYSQMQVGQAKFGMQTLNQALANYAIKRVITMNEALRRSSDPDELQKVIEEAIGNKDSNNFMSKNKGKDVLGRELKDIVDTIKKG from the coding sequence TTGTTTGGATTACATGACTTATTGAAGGAAATGCTAAAAAGAGGGTCTAGTGATTTGCATGTGACTTCGGGTTGCCCTCCAAAAATTAGAACAGATGGACATGTCACCAATCTTGGTAAAGTTTCTTTAACACCGCAAGATACCAAAAGAATTTGTTATTCAGTGCTTACCGATGCCCAGAAACATCAATTTGAAGAAAACAATGAGCTGGATTTGTCTTTTGGAGTAAAGGGTTTAGCTCGTTTCAGGGCAAATATTTATGTACAAAAAGGTGCTGTAGCGGGCGCATTTAGAAAAATACCTTTTGAAATTTTACCGCTTGAGGCACTTGGGTTACCTAAAGCAGTTGTAGACTTAACTTTAAAACCAAGAGGTTTGATTTTAGTAACAGGTCCTACCGGTTCAGGAAAATCAACAACTTTAGCATCAATGATTGATAAAATTAATACTGATAGAAAAGAGCATATTTTAACCATTGAAGATCCCATTGAGTTTATCCATAATCATAAAAGTTGTGTAGTTAACCAACGTGAAATTCACTCAGACACCTTGAGTTTTAAAAATGCATTAAAATCAGTTTTAAGACAAGACCCTGATGTTGTATTGGTTGGGGAGTTAAGAGACTTAGAAACCATAGAAGCAGCACTTACAATTGCTGAAACAGGTCACGTTGTTTTTGCAACCTTACATACCAACTCAGCAGCTCAAACAATCAATAGAATTATTGATGTTTTTCCAGCGCATCAACAACAACAAATCAGGGCTCAATTATCATTTGTATTGGAAGGGGTCATTTCTCAAATATTGGTCCCCAAAGCATCAGGGACAGGGAGAGTTTTAGCTGCAGAAGTTTTAATTCCAACGCCGGCGGTGAGAAATTTAATCAGAGAAGATAAAGTACACCAGATTTATTCTCAAATGCAGGTGGGGCAAGCAAAATTTGGTATGCAAACCTTAAATCAAGCCTTAGCGAATTATGCGATCAAGCGTGTAATCACCATGAATGAAGCTTTACGGCGCTCATCTGATCCAGATGAGCTACAAAAAGTCATTGAAGAGGCTATAGGGAATAAAGACTCTAATAATTTCATGTCTAAAAATAAAGGTAAAGATGTTTTGGGTCGAGAGCTTAAAGATATCGTTGATACCATAAAAAAAGGTTAA
- the pilB gene encoding type IV-A pilus assembly ATPase PilB, which translates to MSVSQRLGELLLRKNVISGQQLQKALDVQRKSGVKLGTALTSLGFVDEDQITDLLSQQYGVKSIDLDGMDIPKDVYLSVSQEIALKYLLIPVEKKGPSLVVAMADPSNILALDELKFLTSYKIEAVVASEQSIKSAIQKHYNKEEDFEDIFRDLEGDIDDIEIIEQDEDDEQAALAEAEEAPIVKFCNMILTDAAKKGASDIHIEPYEKSFRIRFRVDGVLLEVMKPPLKLKNAIVSRLKIMSKLDIAEKRLPQDGRIKLIMKNKKEMDYRVSVLPTLFGEKVVLRLLDKSNLQLDMTKLGFETKALSDFQSAIHKPFGMVLVTGPTGSGKTTTLYSALSELNKTTENISTAEDPVEFNLEGINQVQMHDDIGLNFASALRSFLRQDPDIIMVGEIRDFETAEISVKAALTGHLVLSTLHTNDAPSTVNRLLNMGIEPFLVASSVNAILAQRLARRICSACSTENPDEDKKAMIDAGIKEEELSDFVPMRGAGCDDCNGTGYRGRVAIYEVMPIGDELKEFILNGAATSEIKKEAMRLGMKSMRQSALTKFKEGVTTVEEVLRVSVADSS; encoded by the coding sequence ATGTCTGTGAGTCAACGACTAGGTGAACTATTATTAAGAAAAAATGTTATCTCTGGACAACAGCTGCAAAAAGCATTGGATGTTCAAAGAAAATCTGGTGTAAAGTTGGGAACAGCTTTAACCAGCTTAGGTTTTGTTGATGAAGATCAAATTACAGATCTTTTATCCCAGCAATATGGGGTTAAGTCTATTGATTTAGATGGAATGGATATACCCAAAGATGTGTATTTATCAGTTTCTCAAGAGATTGCATTAAAATATTTATTGATTCCGGTAGAGAAAAAAGGGCCGTCATTGGTTGTTGCTATGGCTGACCCGTCTAATATTTTAGCCTTGGATGAATTAAAGTTTTTAACCAGTTATAAAATAGAAGCAGTAGTTGCATCTGAGCAGTCTATTAAAAGTGCAATTCAAAAGCATTATAATAAAGAAGAAGATTTTGAAGATATTTTTCGCGATCTTGAAGGTGATATTGATGATATTGAAATCATAGAACAAGATGAAGATGATGAGCAAGCTGCTTTAGCAGAGGCTGAAGAAGCACCTATCGTTAAGTTTTGTAACATGATTTTAACAGATGCGGCAAAAAAAGGGGCTTCAGATATTCATATTGAGCCTTATGAAAAAAGTTTTCGTATTCGTTTTCGTGTGGATGGTGTTTTATTAGAAGTTATGAAACCGCCATTAAAGCTTAAAAACGCAATTGTTTCTCGTTTAAAAATTATGAGTAAGCTTGATATTGCTGAAAAACGCTTACCTCAGGATGGTCGTATCAAGCTGATCATGAAAAATAAAAAAGAAATGGACTATCGTGTTTCTGTTTTACCAACCTTGTTTGGTGAAAAAGTTGTATTGCGTCTTTTAGATAAATCAAATTTGCAATTGGATATGACAAAGTTGGGCTTTGAAACCAAAGCTTTGTCTGACTTTCAGAGTGCTATTCATAAACCGTTTGGAATGGTTTTGGTGACCGGTCCTACAGGTTCTGGTAAAACAACAACCTTGTATTCAGCTTTGTCGGAGCTGAATAAAACTACAGAAAATATTTCAACTGCGGAAGATCCTGTTGAATTTAATCTTGAAGGTATCAATCAGGTTCAAATGCATGATGATATAGGTTTAAATTTTGCATCAGCACTGAGGTCATTCTTACGTCAGGATCCGGATATTATCATGGTGGGGGAGATCAGGGACTTTGAGACAGCTGAGATATCAGTGAAAGCTGCTCTAACAGGACACCTTGTTTTGTCTACACTGCACACTAACGATGCTCCCTCAACTGTTAACCGTTTGTTAAACATGGGTATTGAGCCATTTTTAGTTGCGTCATCAGTTAACGCCATTTTAGCACAACGTTTAGCGCGTAGAATATGTAGTGCATGCTCTACTGAGAATCCTGATGAGGATAAAAAAGCCATGATTGATGCAGGCATTAAAGAAGAAGAATTAAGTGATTTTGTTCCCATGCGAGGAGCAGGTTGTGATGATTGTAATGGAACAGGTTATAGAGGGCGGGTTGCGATTTATGAAGTGATGCCCATTGGGGATGAGTTAAAAGAGTTTATTTTAAACGGTGCTGCAACTTCAGAAATAAAAAAAGAAGCCATGCGTTTAGGGATGAAGTCTATGCGACAATCAGCCTTAACCAAGTTTAAAGAAGGCGTTACCACTGTGGAAGAGGTCTTGCGAGTATCGGTGGCGGATTCTTCGTAA
- a CDS encoding bifunctional riboflavin kinase/FAD synthetase — MSQEEDSVQDFLSTSCDSASCVTVGNFDGVHVGHMQLIDKLHEIADQNKLRSIALTFSPHPGEFFSKKSLKLLMPLKTRVYRLKKAGVDQVKVIEFSKSFSKLSYIEFLDHLIEHYQLKQLIIGKNTHIGKARQGSPEKIKDYLEKKQIQVTVLEIHKVEGDYVSSSKIREYVAQGAIDKANQLLGYAYVLSGPVVKGSGQGTGLGFPTANLNYQKDLCIPKNGVYRTTVELDGKKLPALTNIGQAPTIKNSKETTIESYIPQYKGMALYGKVIKLNFYERIRAEKKFSSIEALQEQIKKDLDKLDHFIK, encoded by the coding sequence GTGAGCCAAGAAGAAGATTCCGTTCAAGATTTTTTAAGCACAAGTTGTGATTCTGCAAGCTGTGTCACAGTGGGCAACTTTGATGGAGTTCATGTGGGTCACATGCAGTTGATTGATAAATTACATGAAATAGCTGATCAAAACAAGCTTAGATCAATTGCATTAACTTTTTCTCCGCACCCCGGGGAGTTTTTTTCAAAAAAGAGTCTTAAATTGCTTATGCCATTAAAAACAAGAGTCTACAGGTTGAAAAAAGCAGGTGTTGACCAAGTTAAGGTGATTGAATTTTCCAAATCTTTTTCAAAGCTAAGTTATATAGAATTTTTGGATCATTTGATTGAACATTATCAATTAAAGCAACTCATTATTGGCAAGAATACACATATAGGTAAGGCTAGGCAGGGAAGTCCTGAAAAGATAAAAGACTACCTTGAAAAAAAACAAATTCAAGTAACTGTTCTTGAAATACATAAAGTTGAAGGGGACTATGTAAGCTCAAGTAAGATCCGAGAGTATGTAGCACAGGGTGCCATAGATAAAGCCAATCAACTATTGGGTTATGCCTATGTTCTTAGTGGACCAGTTGTAAAAGGCAGTGGTCAGGGCACAGGTTTAGGGTTTCCAACGGCAAACCTGAATTATCAAAAAGATTTATGTATACCTAAAAACGGCGTTTATAGAACTACAGTTGAACTTGATGGTAAGAAGTTACCAGCATTAACCAATATTGGACAGGCACCAACAATCAAAAATTCTAAAGAAACCACCATTGAATCATATATTCCTCAATATAAAGGAATGGCTTTGTATGGAAAAGTAATAAAACTCAATTTTTATGAAAGAATAAGAGCAGAAAAAAAATTTTCTTCTATAGAAGCATTACAAGAGCAAATAAAAAAAGATTTAGATAAATTAGACCATTTTATAAAATAA
- a CDS encoding serine/threonine-protein kinase — protein sequence MSFKSKAYGKYILLDRIAVGGMAEVFKAKTFGVHGFKRFLVIKRILPHLSQDEEFVEMFIDEAKIAVELSHANICQVSDLGKLEGNYFIAMEYINGKDLRAILKKAQQAQSPINIPMALFISIEILKGLDYAHSKKDTFSGTPLNLIHRDISPQNIMLSFDGEVKIVDFGIAKTESKIHRTQAGVLKGKFGYMSPEQAAGLELDQKTDLFSTGIILYEMITGQRLFHEDSDFKTLEAIKNCKIPSVIQYNPDVSEELEKIILKSLAQDPQDRFESAQNMQVELSKIFFNNYANFSTKDLGAYLQNLFQAEIKVEQENLKRALDTLNIRHIEQAEKAAQSDHDSTLSSLSNTQSIVKNLTKSNIVQKSVGFFHKAKNFVLGFKQLNLKQKASAILIALTFTFLIFSVFGNFGNKQTKDKVSVATENIAISSVPEGANIIIDNEEKGFTPLSLPFEANKVYEFKVSLDGYNDIVDQVLIKSGQRNLKFELEEKVLPSTSLFIDSVPQGAKININGEFINQVTPTTVYKLTQGTEYNIILEKEGFKPQGQTIIPQKNIEEVFLKLEPTPSTVKINISPESAKIYLDGKEVGKTIENLEPSTSYTFKFSAPGYVSVTREITPSNSLFELDIALKRVAVAKGIINLSAIPWANVKLNGKKIGTTPILNYSLNVGTYTFVFEHQDFKPITKKVKVTQGQNAPIIVNFESP from the coding sequence GTGAGTTTTAAAAGTAAAGCATATGGTAAATACATTCTCCTCGACAGAATTGCAGTCGGTGGGATGGCAGAAGTTTTTAAAGCCAAAACCTTTGGGGTTCATGGTTTTAAAAGATTTTTGGTTATTAAACGTATTCTCCCTCATCTTTCTCAAGATGAAGAGTTTGTTGAAATGTTTATTGATGAAGCCAAAATAGCTGTTGAGTTAAGCCATGCTAACATTTGTCAAGTCAGTGACCTTGGAAAACTTGAAGGCAATTATTTTATTGCCATGGAATACATCAATGGTAAGGATTTAAGGGCTATACTTAAAAAGGCCCAACAAGCGCAAAGTCCAATCAACATTCCTATGGCTTTGTTCATCAGTATTGAGATTCTTAAAGGCTTAGACTATGCACACAGTAAAAAAGACACCTTCAGCGGCACCCCTTTAAATCTAATTCATAGAGATATATCTCCACAAAACATCATGCTTTCATTTGATGGTGAAGTTAAAATCGTAGATTTTGGGATTGCCAAAACGGAGTCAAAAATTCACCGAACCCAAGCCGGTGTTCTTAAGGGCAAGTTTGGCTATATGTCTCCTGAACAAGCTGCTGGACTTGAACTTGACCAAAAAACAGACCTCTTTTCTACTGGCATTATTCTCTATGAAATGATTACTGGTCAACGATTGTTTCATGAAGATTCTGATTTTAAGACTTTAGAAGCAATCAAAAATTGTAAAATACCTTCTGTTATTCAGTACAATCCAGATGTAAGTGAAGAACTTGAAAAAATCATATTAAAAAGTTTAGCTCAAGATCCACAAGATAGATTTGAATCTGCCCAAAATATGCAAGTTGAATTATCAAAAATATTTTTTAACAACTATGCAAACTTCTCAACCAAAGATTTAGGCGCTTACCTGCAAAACCTATTTCAAGCAGAAATTAAAGTTGAACAAGAAAATCTTAAACGGGCGTTGGATACTTTAAACATAAGACATATTGAACAAGCAGAAAAAGCTGCTCAGAGTGATCATGACTCTACCTTATCTTCACTGAGTAACACTCAATCTATCGTCAAAAATTTAACAAAAAGTAATATTGTACAAAAATCTGTTGGCTTTTTTCACAAAGCAAAAAACTTTGTTTTAGGTTTCAAACAACTCAACTTAAAACAAAAAGCCTCAGCCATTCTTATTGCACTCACCTTTACTTTTTTAATATTCAGCGTTTTTGGCAATTTTGGAAACAAACAGACCAAGGATAAAGTTTCTGTGGCAACTGAGAATATAGCTATTAGCAGTGTCCCAGAAGGCGCAAACATAATTATAGATAATGAAGAAAAAGGCTTTACTCCATTAAGCCTCCCGTTTGAAGCCAACAAAGTATATGAGTTTAAGGTTAGTCTAGATGGTTATAACGATATTGTTGATCAGGTTCTTATAAAATCAGGCCAAAGAAATTTAAAATTTGAGCTTGAGGAAAAAGTCTTACCCTCAACTTCCTTATTCATTGATAGTGTCCCCCAAGGAGCAAAAATTAATATCAATGGTGAGTTCATCAACCAAGTTACACCAACCACGGTTTATAAACTGACTCAAGGAACTGAATATAATATTATACTTGAAAAAGAAGGTTTTAAACCTCAGGGCCAAACCATTATTCCACAAAAAAATATTGAAGAAGTATTTTTAAAGCTTGAGCCAACACCTTCAACAGTAAAAATAAATATCTCTCCTGAATCTGCAAAAATTTACTTAGATGGTAAAGAAGTTGGTAAAACTATTGAGAACCTAGAACCCAGCACAAGTTATACGTTTAAATTTTCTGCTCCAGGCTATGTTTCTGTTACCCGAGAAATAACACCAAGTAACTCTTTATTTGAATTGGATATTGCTTTAAAAAGAGTTGCAGTCGCTAAAGGTATCATAAACCTTAGTGCTATTCCTTGGGCCAATGTTAAACTTAATGGTAAAAAAATTGGGACAACACCTATTTTAAATTACTCTCTTAATGTTGGAACCTACACTTTTGTTTTTGAGCATCAGGACTTTAAACCCATCACTAAAAAAGTAAAAGTTACTCAAGGCCAAAATGCGCCAATTATTGTTAACTTTGAAAGTCCTTAA
- the rtcA gene encoding RNA 3'-terminal phosphate cyclase: protein MMIELDGAIGEGGGQILRSALSLSVITQKAFKIKNIRSKRSKPGLLRQHLTAVHAAKAISNAESSGDHISSKVLEFYPNDIQSGEYCFKIGTAGSTSLVFQTILYPLLYTNSQSQIRVEGGTHNAKAPTFDYINEIFLSYLKALGVKVSGHLENYGFYPAGGGVCKFLIEPFSYWKQKQFFLRGKTKKIKIVVLLANLPIGIAQREIDFLSNNLIDYKVDSEIVKLNNISGAANVIQVMIENEYGHEMFVGFGEKRKRAEQVAQELLAEIKSYLESDVLIGPYMADQLLIPMALSGSGSFLTTELSQHTMTNIDIIKKFLPVDIQTYKQENHYKITIEEKSYGKKDD, encoded by the coding sequence ATGATGATTGAGTTAGATGGTGCTATTGGTGAAGGTGGAGGGCAGATTTTAAGATCTGCTCTTTCTTTGTCAGTGATTACGCAAAAAGCATTTAAAATTAAAAATATAAGATCAAAGAGGTCAAAGCCCGGTTTATTAAGGCAGCACTTAACAGCTGTGCATGCGGCTAAAGCAATATCCAATGCCGAAAGCAGCGGTGATCATATCAGTTCAAAAGTGTTAGAATTTTATCCAAATGATATTCAGTCTGGTGAGTATTGCTTTAAGATTGGCACTGCTGGGAGCACATCTTTAGTCTTTCAAACTATTTTATATCCTCTTCTTTATACAAACTCTCAAAGTCAAATAAGAGTTGAGGGGGGGACACACAATGCTAAGGCACCAACATTTGATTATATCAATGAAATTTTTTTGTCTTATCTAAAGGCTCTAGGAGTAAAGGTCAGTGGACATTTGGAGAACTACGGTTTTTATCCGGCTGGAGGAGGTGTTTGTAAATTTTTGATTGAACCTTTTTCCTATTGGAAACAGAAACAATTTTTTTTGCGTGGCAAGACCAAAAAAATTAAAATTGTAGTATTGTTGGCAAACCTTCCAATAGGAATTGCTCAAAGAGAAATAGATTTTCTAAGCAACAACTTAATAGACTATAAGGTTGATTCAGAAATAGTAAAGCTTAACAATATTTCTGGAGCAGCCAATGTGATTCAAGTGATGATTGAAAATGAATATGGTCATGAAATGTTTGTAGGTTTTGGAGAAAAAAGGAAACGTGCTGAACAAGTGGCACAAGAGCTTTTAGCTGAAATAAAAAGCTATTTAGAAAGTGATGTTTTAATAGGGCCATATATGGCGGACCAGTTGCTTATTCCGATGGCATTGTCTGGTTCTGGCAGTTTTTTAACAACGGAACTCAGTCAGCATACAATGACCAACATTGATATTATAAAAAAATTTTTACCGGTGGATATTCAAACGTATAAACAAGAAAATCATTATAAAATAACTATTGAGGAAAAAAGCTATGGAAAAAAAGATGATTGA
- a CDS encoding RtcB family protein, whose amino-acid sequence MSRENTYEVIETEQGALVKAWTKGVEFDERSRLQVNHIANMPFIYKWVAIMPDVHLGKGATIGSVIPTTSAIIPAAVGVDIGCGMMAQKTSLTANDLPYSLAELRSNIEAAIPHGYSSKRDKGAWHTIPTLVEAKWAHLKTKFDALLEKHPILKQTNNVAHLGTLGTGNHFVEVCLDDNDAVWVMLHSGSRGVGNRIGRYFIELAREDMRQWHINLPDLDLAYFPEGTDHFADYIEAVEWAQTYARFNREVMMQHALEALKNSGGIPEFKLEETAVNCHHNYVNKENHYGENIWVTRKGAVRARKGDLGIIPGSMGARSYIVRGLGNEESFHSCSHGAGRVMSRTAAKKRFTQKDHEIATQGVECRKDQGVIDETPAAYKSIDAVMQAQKDLVEVVYTLKQVVCVKG is encoded by the coding sequence ATGTCACGAGAAAATACATACGAAGTTATTGAAACTGAACAAGGAGCTTTGGTCAAAGCATGGACGAAAGGCGTTGAATTTGATGAAAGGTCTCGCTTGCAAGTAAATCATATTGCTAACATGCCTTTTATTTATAAATGGGTTGCGATTATGCCAGATGTACATTTAGGAAAAGGAGCCACCATAGGTAGTGTCATACCGACCACAAGTGCAATTATACCTGCAGCTGTCGGTGTTGATATAGGTTGCGGAATGATGGCACAAAAAACCAGCTTAACTGCAAATGACTTGCCGTATAGTTTGGCAGAACTGCGTTCAAATATTGAAGCGGCCATCCCACATGGTTACTCTAGTAAAAGAGACAAAGGGGCTTGGCATACTATTCCAACACTCGTTGAAGCAAAGTGGGCTCATTTGAAAACAAAGTTTGATGCTTTGTTAGAAAAGCATCCAATTCTTAAACAGACCAACAATGTTGCTCATTTGGGAACATTGGGGACAGGCAATCATTTTGTTGAAGTCTGTTTGGATGACAATGATGCCGTGTGGGTTATGTTGCACAGTGGTTCTAGAGGCGTGGGTAATAGAATTGGCCGATACTTTATTGAATTGGCACGAGAAGATATGCGTCAATGGCACATCAACCTGCCTGACCTTGATTTAGCTTATTTCCCAGAGGGGACAGATCATTTTGCAGATTATATTGAAGCAGTTGAGTGGGCTCAAACTTATGCAAGGTTCAATAGAGAGGTCATGATGCAACATGCGCTAGAAGCATTAAAAAATTCTGGTGGAATTCCAGAGTTTAAGTTGGAGGAAACGGCTGTGAACTGTCATCACAACTATGTCAACAAGGAAAACCACTATGGAGAAAATATCTGGGTAACTCGTAAAGGTGCAGTAAGAGCCCGTAAAGGAGACTTAGGGATTATTCCTGGAAGTATGGGAGCAAGATCATATATTGTAAGAGGACTTGGTAATGAAGAAAGTTTTCATAGCTGCAGTCATGGGGCTGGAAGAGTAATGTCACGTACAGCAGCAAAGAAACGGTTTACTCAAAAAGATCATGAAATAGCAACACAAGGAGTAGAGTGTCGTAAGGATCAAGGTGTCATTGATGAAACACCAGCAGCATACAAATCTATTGATGCAGTGATGCAAGCACAAAAAGATCTTGTTGAAGTGGTCTATACTTTAAAACAAGTTGTCTGTGTGAAAGGTTAA